Within Topomyia yanbarensis strain Yona2022 chromosome 2, ASM3024719v1, whole genome shotgun sequence, the genomic segment ATCGAGCTACCTTTGTCGATTGTTTGAGCTGGCATATCTGGTGATTGAAAGCCTTTCTCTAATGCCAGGATTTCATCCTTGTAGAACTCTCACTGCACGACCTTCCAAATGGCCCGTTCTGCATTCTGCAATTCTTCCTGTGTGAGACGAAGGACGCAAATCTCGAATCCAGTACGTTTTACTTTCAGAATGTTTATGTACCGCAACACATACGCCATAGTTCGAAGCATGGCGGCCCATTTCGAGAATCGATTATAATCCAGTAGCTGGCTACGATTTTGAATCGTGTGGTGCGTGAAGCACGATCGGATTTCCTCATCTGTACATAATGGGGTTACAAACTGTTGAGGCCATTCAGTTTCCTGATCGTCACGTAAGGAAGGCCCTTTGAACCAACGACTGTTCCCGTCAAAATACGGCCCTTTACCCCATTTCGTAGCTTCGTCAGCTGCATTCATTTTGGATGGTACTCATCGCCACTGGCCTACTTCTGAGAGCGATAAGATTTCACCCACTCTATGCGCAATGTACTGCCGATACTTTTTGGGGTCTCGATTGATCCATGCTAATACCGTAGTTGAGTCGCTCCAGAAgacggtttttgaaatttccacTCGATGATTTTCCTTTACAAATTTCGCTACTCGAGCTCCAAGTACTGCAGCGTTTAGCTCAAGACGAGGAATGGAAATTGGTCTAAGAGGATCAACCTTTGATTTCGCCGTCACCAGAATGGTAGTGGCCGTTCCATCGTCGATTAAATATCGGAAGTATGCTGCACACACATACGCAGCTTCGCTAGCATCAACGAATACATGCAGCTGGATATCCGTGTACAGGCGTGATCTGATGCCATGGTAGCATCGCGGTACTCGAATTTGGTTGACCTCTGGTATCATCTCTATCCATTGCAGCCACCTTTCGAAAGCGACATCGTCGATCCAGTCATCCCATCCGACTCTAGAGCGCCAAATTTGTTGAATCAACACTTTTCCATGGACGAGTATTGATGTAAGCAGTCCCAGAGGGTCGTAGATGGTCATAACACATCTGATCATCTGTCTTTTTGTTGGTCTTTTATTTTCATCTATGAGCAGCTGTACATCAGCTCTCATTTTTGCAGAGAACCCGAGCGAGTCGTCTTCAGGTGACCACAGCATTCCTAAAACTCGTTCCGAGGACTCACCACCGCCCAACATCCGATCCTTTATCTTTTCATTCGATGATCCGGACCGCATGCAGTACGGGAGAATTACTCAGCCAATTGCGTAAATCGAATCCCGCTTTGGATTGAATCCACTTTACTTGCCAGGCTATTTCTCGTGCCTCTTCAATCGTATTAAAACTGTCGACATAGTCGTCAACATAATGGCCTTTCAAAACGGCCTCGGCTGCCTTTGGAAACTTTTCGTTGAATTCCTGtgcgtttttgttttttatatattgCGCAGAGCAAGGGGAGCACGTTGCACCGAAGGTGGCTACGTTCATGAGGTAGATTTCAGTTGCTTTTGACGGGTCTTCCCTCCAAAGAAATATCTGCGAGTGGCGGTCGGCGGTCCTTATTTGAACTTGGTGAAACATTTCTTTCACATCTGCGCTCACAGCGATTGATCCTTCTCGAAATCGAAACAGCACTGCCGGAAGAGATACTAACAAATCGGGACCTTTCATCAACATGCTGTTCAGGGACACACTCTCGACCTTCGCTGCAGCATCCCAAATTAGCCGTACTTTATTTGGCTTTTTTGGGTTCACCACAGTGCCTACTGGGAGATACCGAATTTTCCTCGGGTCAGCACTCTGTAATTCTGCTTCGCTTGCACGGTGAGCGTATTGCTTTTCTTGATATTCCTTTATTTGCTGGTGAAGATTTTCCTTTTAAGTTGGCTCTCGGGTCATTCTTCGTTCAAGACACTGCAGACGTTTGAGAGCCATATCATAGCTATCAGGAAACTCAAAACAATCCTGCTTCCACAGCAGTCCGGTCTCATACCGGTCGCCAACGCGAATCGTGGTGCTTTCCGGGATTCTCGCTTCTCCTCCTCTGATTCAACTCTTATAGCTTTAACTCCGAGATCTTCCTGGCAGATGTATTCCCTAACGACCAACTAACTACAactggccttaagcagtgtttaatTGGGCGACGTTGCCTGTCTCGTCCACACTTtctcggtgttaagtcagaccggatcaagtcgcaaaacataaaaaaaattagataatGATAGTACTGGATAAAggatttcttcagctacatttagaatatgtaacaataagcaTGAATTATGACGATAATATAATGTAAAGAATGCTGCGAataaaactttaaactcgtgtAGCAGttggaattttcttttttactcgGGCCTTCATTTCTAGAACTACACAGCTAAACCTTCACATCATACTTCATAGCACACATATTCAGCTACACATCCGGCACGACTATCTTTGCCACTATTGTCATCATATTCAATACAGAAAATCAAGAGAACACACGTTGTCGGGtgtaattgaattcttttttttaAGAACCGCAACAAACTTCAGCCTATCCGATATCTAAGGCTTCAGATCAGAAGTGGGATCACCGCGATTTAGGAAAATCGTGATTTTCGGCAGAAAAAGATTTTCACTcgaattttgcaattttccGGAACGTGCTCAGCCGCCATAGTGGGACTACGCCACCATGTCATCTTCTGACGAAACTGATGCAACCACCGTTGGACAGCGAACCGTTCGACATATGAAGAAAAAGACTCCCCGGCTCACAGCTACCGTTACGGCAACAACGAATTATGTGCCACAATTAGTTAATGTGAAAAAGGAGAACAATTCCGACAGTGGACGTCAACCGATTCCTTCCAACGTCAGAGTATTCGACTACAGAGATATGGAAACGGATTCCGATACCAGTGACGCTTTTGCCAGCATTTCTTCGCGTGCAACCGCCGCCTCGGGCGCAAATGAGAAACGTAATGTCCGTTCGCGTCACCCGATTCATGAAACTTTCCTTCATCCGCTGGAGGTCGAACGATTGATACCACCATTCAATGGCAAAGACGGAAGTAGCACCGGCTGGATCAACAAAATCGAAGGATACGCAATTGTGTATGGATGGTCAGCTCGATCTTGTTTACATTATGCACATTCAAGATTGACAGGAACAGCAAGAAAGTGGTTTGATGCACAAGAGAAAGCGACACTTTCAAATGGCGCACAAAAGCCGATGTACACTTTCAAATGGCGAAACGCATACGAATGAAAGGCGAAGACGAAGAAAGCTACGTATACGACATGCAGCGCATTGCGAAAGAAGGTCGCCTATCAGAGGAAGCTGTCATTTCTTACGTCATTCGAAACATCAACGATGACAAACTACAAGAGCACCTGATGTCAAAAGAACTGTATACAGTGGACGGGCTCATCGCTTGTTTACAACGTTATCTTCGCTTGAGAGCTGTTGTCAATACACGGTATAATGTCCAACGGAAGGATGTCGTCAAGACATCATCATTGAAGAACAATGAACAGAAGGATAATACGGAAGAACAAAGCGACGAGCAGACCCCAGTTCGACGATGCTTCAACTGTAACGAAAAAGGACATCTATCAGCGAAGTGTCCGCTACCCCAGAGAAAACCTCGTTGtacaaaatgtgaaaaagtGGGTCATCTCGATGCAGACTGCGTCGCTACGACAACACCTACAACACCGAAACCAACGCTTGAGGCGCCGCAAGTTAGGTTTATGCAGGAAAGTGGTCCAGCTAAGGACACAATCATCACCACAGAGCCTTACATCTTAAAAGTGGACGAAGGAAGTCGTCGAACAGTAATGATTCTCTTTGGTACTCGATGCAGTACGTTTGACGTACTTTTGGATCTCGGATCCCCGGTAAGTCTGATCAAAGGTTCAATGTTGCCATCTGATTTTGACTATTCCCTGAACGTACCGCCTGGAGATATACTTGGAATTAACGGCACGCGTTTAAAGATGTACGGATCATTTCGAAGCTCGATCATTGTTGGAAATCGCGTTTTTAGTACTTGTCTCGTTGTCGTACCGGACGACACGATCTCGGAAGGAGTCAATGTCCTCTTGGGCCGAGACTTTATAAATGGTAATGGTATTGCAGGAATTCTTTTCGACCGGAAATCCTCGGCATCGCAATTCGATTCACAGCTTGATTGATGCTTATGGTAACAGCGATGACTGTCTTTGCGTACTGGTTGGGGATACGAATGTCGACTTAAACGTTGGCGACGTCGACGAGACAAAACAATTGACATCGACAGTTGAAAAGATATTTCAGGAATGTTATCTAGACCGACCCAAACCTGATGAACCTTTAGTGAAGATGGAGGTAGAAATTAACTTGAAGGAACATAAACCTTTCACTGTACCAACCGCAAAATTAAGTGTTTTTGAGAAGCAGGCGCTGAATGGCATTATAGAGGAGATGGTGCAAAAAGGGATTATTAGAAAGAGTCAGGCTAATGATTATTGTCTCGTTGTATTGGTTCGAAAGAGGAATAATACGTATAGAACGTGTGTAAACTATAAACCACAGAACAAGTTAGCGGAGCGTGATAATTTCCCGATGCCAGTCATCGAGGATCTAGTCCTCAAGCTACGCGATAAGCGTTACTTTACCAGtgtagatttaaaaaaaacggtttttatcATTTGGATATTgccgaaaattcgaaaaagttcaccTCGTTTGTTGTTGATGGTGGGCAGTACGAATTTAACAAACTTCCGTTCGGATTCGCTAACTCACCCGCTGCGTTCGTACGTTACATTAACAAAGTTTTAgaacaattgataaagtcaGGAAAAATTTCAGTGTTTATCGACGATATACTAATTAGTAGCGATACCATCGAAGAACATTTAGATTTATTGCCGTCCGTTCTTAAAACGTTAAGTGACAACCACATTAAGCTACAATTGGAAAAGTGCTCTTTTCTAAAGACTACCCTCGATTATCTCGGGTACAACATAACCTACAACTCGATTAGTCCTAGTGACCGTCACATAGATTCCGTACACTCTAATCCGATTCCCGTTAATGTACATGCACTTCACCGCATCGTAGGGCTTGTTAGCTACTTTCGCAAATTCATACTGAACTTTAACAAGATAGCGCAACCGTTGTATGAATTGCTGAAAAAGGATGTCCAGTGTAGGTTTGAAGACAAGCATTTAGTTGCGTTTGAAGGACTGAAGGCTTGTTTGATCAGAAAACCGGTACTCGCAATCTATTCGCCGTATTTGGGGGTATTTTGCTCCAACGCCAAGAGCAAGACAGTAAGTTTCACCCTGTTCTTTTCTACAGCCGAAAGACTACTACCGCTGAGTCCAAGCTGCATAGTTTCGAATTGGAGACCCTTACTGTTGTGTACACCTTACAGCGTTTCCGTATGTATCTGTTCggtttgaaattcaagatagtCGCCGATTTACTTGGAACAGTTCGAATACATAATAGAACACCGTCCTGGTGAGCGTATGAAGCATGTAGATGCACTGAGTCGCGTTAACATATTGCTTCTTGAGACCGGTGAGAAATCGGTTAATGATTTGTTTTCTAATACGATCTACGTGGCGCAGCTTCAAGATCCTAGTATCCAGAAGATCAAGACTGCCATTCTGAAAGGAGAGTTGAAGGATTACGAGGTTAGGGACaatattgtttacataagggaAAAGAAGAATAGATTATTGCTTTATGTGCCAGAATGCATGGAATCGTCTGTGATATTTCGTTATCATAACAGCATGGGACATTTTGGTGCGGATAAGGTTTGTTCACAAATTCAGCGTATGTTTTGGTTCCCTGCAATGAAGAAAAAAGTTTTGCATCATGGAAAGATGTGCATTACTTGTGTCGCCTTTAACCCGCGAGACAAACAGTATGACGGATATTTACAGAATATTGAAAAGGGCAATATTCCATTTGATACCATTCACGTCGATCATTTAGGTCCGCTGGAAAGTACAAAACGTAAAAACATTCACATTTTCGCAGTTATAGACGGTTTCAGTAAGTTTATTAAACTCTTCGCTACTCGTACCACTAAGACTTGTGAGGTCATCAAAGCGCTTCGTTCGTATATTATTAATTACTCGAAGCCGAGGAGAATAATAACAGATCGTGGAACAGCTTTCACTTCAAAAGAGTTTGAGACATTCTGTTCTATTGAAGGTATAGTACATGTATTGATAGCTACCTGTTGCCCTAAAGCAAATGGACAGATAGAGCGTTACAACAGGGTACTAGTTCCGTTATTAGCAAAGCTAGTTGAAGAGAGGAAAATGTGTTGGGATGATGTCTTGTTTGAGGCAGAGTATCTTTTAAATAATTCAACAGATCGATCGATAACAGTCCAGCAGTCTTGTTATTTGGTGTCAAACAAAGGTTACACCCAGAGTCAGATATCCTGGAAGGTATTAACACAAACGTTGATCGTGACCTCGAGAAAATTAGGAACGAAGCGGAGGAAAAGATCAAACAGCTGCAGAAGTACAACAAATTAAAGCACGATGAAAAATGCAAGCGTAACACGGTGTATCAAGAAGGTGATTTAGTTGTTATTAGGGCGGTAAAAGTGCCAAGAGAAAATAGCAAGCTTAAAGCCAAGTATAGGGGGCCGTATCAGATTCGAAAGGTTCTCGACAACAACAGATACATTGTGTCGGATTTGGACGGATATCAGGTGACGAGCACGCACTTTGATGGTACGTTTGACCCTCTTAATCTAAGGCTGTACCGCCAGGCAGTTAATCGTGAAGGACCCGTTTCTTTCGCGTTGAGTTGTTCATCGGACGAATCAGACTTTTACAGGTTTCCCTAAGAATAATAATGATGCTTTGCAATTGCCATTTGTGCGTTTCAAATCAATGTTCGTAATATGTTGATATCTTATTCAacatattacgaacaatcttcATCATCATCAAACTTTACTATATATAACGTCTATAAATTATCATTATTGAGGCAAAGAACTCTGCTAGTGTATATTTAAATAAGCCAATAAAACTCCAATCATAAAAAGTATTTTTCTCTCTGTTGCAGTGCCCAGTTCGACATCCTCCAATGTCGAAACGAACAACGGCGATGCCGAATCAGCCAACAGTACCAGTGGTAGCGGTGAATCTCCCACCAAGATGGAAGAGGACGTTCCACCAGTGATCGAAGCTACCAGTCAGGCTATCGGCAGTCTGGAAGCGCCACCGAACTCCGAGGACAAGAGTCGTGATGAGGCAGCGAGCCGCGAGGAACTGCAACAGATTGCGTTTCGCATCATGAATATCAACAGCCAAATTCGTTACTCAGATCCTCGATTCTGCATAGATGGCGCGGTAATAGAGAGTGCCATGGAAGCACTGGATGCAAAGAATTATCGCGAGTTTTGTGCAGAAGTGATTACCGAAGTGGTGAAGGATTTCTACGAAGGAAAACTAATCGATGCCGGTGGTAGTGGTGCATCCCTCTCGGACGGTTGGAGTAATATTCCACCGAAGAAGGTGAGACCAATCGATATCGATGATGTGTTGAAGCGGAGCGGAAGTGGTAGCTCGGCAATGGAAATCGACAACGAGATAGGGCTATGTTCGTCGAAGCCCACCATAAAGGCCTTTAGCTCGAATCGTGTAGCGGCGTTAGACTATCTCATCAACTGCTACTGCCGAGCGAACGACGAAGTGTACAGCTAtaccaaaatcaaaaaaagtaAGAAAATGTATTTGGCTGAGATTCTGCCCGAATTGGCCGCAGTCATCCGACAGCAAACGCTCAAGTATGCAATTCTATTGACAAAGAATCGTTTCCAAAATTTTGCCCAAATTGATAACCCCGCTAAGTTGATACTGGAGAAATCGCCACTGCTTCAGTTGATGTACGAGAATAAGGTTGGCTCGACATAATTTTTGCATCAatcgttattttttaaattatggtTAATATCTTTGTAGGTCCCATCAGACTTTCTGACAAGCCTGATGGCTGAATCACGTAAAAAAGAAACCGATTTCGAAGACATCTTCACCATCGTACTCGACGATCTGTATGTGGACATGCAAAACGCGATCTGCAACGAAAACATAGTCAGTGATGCGTTAAATCGGCTCAAGGAGCTGGTAGAAATAAAGGTGGAAAATACGAATCCAATATGCAATCTGATTGTGAAACACGTCGTTTTCCTGCCAAGACTGACACTAGACAAGTACGCTGCCAGAGAAATATCCAAGGTGTCCTTCTTGGCACCTTTTCTGTCACTTTCGGTGCTACTAGACGAGAACCCAAAATTTGCTACGCATCACTTTTTGGAAAACGTTTGCGACCGAACTTTAGCGGCCTCTTTCCAATCACTGCTCGGCAATACCCGAAAGGTATTGCATCAAATATTTCTCTCTCTGCTGACCAACTTGGACAGTCGTCAGGAAGTACTTAAATATGTTTCGGAGATTCTAAAGACGAACCACAAACGAATTCAGTACAATGCTGACGATCGGTTTCTGGCAAAAGACGGTTTCATGCTAAACTTTATGTCCATTTTGCAACTGTTATCAGTTAAAATCAACATGTCTAGAATAGATCCGTTCTATCCGCATCACCCGGAAGCCTTGATTGATATCGAAGACGAAactaaactgaaactttcatccCAAGAGTATAATGACTGGCTAGAGAAACTACAGTCGGAGAAAAAATGGGAAACCCCGAAGTTTGTCACCCATTGTTGGTTCCTGACACTACATGCCCATCAcctgggaatcatcccggcgatTCAACGTTACAATAAGCTGCTGCGAGCTACCAAAGAACTGCAACGAATGGTCGATGAGCTAAATTCCAGCAAGAGTCAGTGGGAGAACACTCGACTCGCTCGCAGAAACAATCAAGTCCGGGATCGTTGTGTCAATCAGATTAACAAGCTCTCCAAGGCAAAGCTCGGTTGCGATATTGCCGTCATCGATCCGAATGTGTTGGGTGCCTGCATGCAGTTCTATTCGTCTGTTTGCGAATACATGCTGTACCAGATCGAAAACAGACCTATCGAAGGTCTATTCGTCAACAAACAACCGCCTTCAACGTTGGTGGCAAGTGAGAATTTCTGCTCCCTGCCCGAGTGGTACATCGAAGATATTGCCGATTTCATTTTGTTCTGCATGCAGCATAGCATTGAAGTGGTCGATTTCGTGGACAATTCGGTCATCACCTGGATTTTGACGTTGGTATGCGCACCGCATCTCATCAAAAATCCCTACATCACTGCCAAGTTGATCGAGGTTAGTTCCAAGCTGAATTATCCACATAACTATAAACTCGTTGCTATGCTTTCGTTACCCAAAACTCTAATGGCATCGTTTACCTTTCAGGTTCTGTTTGTGACCTCACCAACAATTCAGACGACATCGCAGCGTCTCTATCTCCAGATTATCAACCACGAGCTGGCCCAGACGGCCCTGGTAAGTGCCCTTATGAAGTTCTACACCGACATCGAAACTACCGGCCAAAGCACCGAGTTCTACGATAAATTCACCATCCGCTACCACATCAGCCACTTGTTCAAGGGACTCTGGGATAGTGTGGCCCATCGACAGGCCATCGTGAATGAGTCGAAATGTGGCAAGCAGTTTGTCAAGTTTGTTAATTTCTTCCTGAATGATACCACATACTTGCTGGACGAGTGCTTAGAGTATCTGAAACGAATCCACGAAACGCAGGTACTGATGATGGATGAAGCTGCCTGGAGTGAGCTCGGCCAGGAAACGCAGCAAAGTCGTCAGCGGCAGTTAGTACAGGATGAGCGACAGTGCCGATCCTATTTGACGTTGGCAAGAGAAACTGTGGACATGCTACACTATCTTACAATCGACATCAAGGAGCCCTTCCTACGACCCGAGCTAATTGATCGTCTAAGTTCAATGTTAAATTACAACCTACAACAATTATGCGGTCCAAAGTGCAATGATCTGCGTGTACGTAACCCTATGAAATATGGCTGGGAACCGCGAAGACTACTCAGTCAACTGATTGACATTTATCTTCACCTGAGTTGTGATGAATTTGCCGCTGCGCTAGCTGCCGATGAGCGATCCTTTGAACGACATCTCTTCGAAGACGCTGCTAACCGGCTAGAACGAATGGGTATCCGAACTACGATGGAAGTGGATAAGTTCCGAAAGCTGATTCGTCAAGCTGCCGACATTTATGtacaaaatcaacaaaatgcGGATGAGTTTGCTGACGCACCGGATGACTTCAAGGATCCTCTGATGGACACGCTGATGATCGACCCAGTGATACTGCCTTCCGGGACCGTCATGGACAGGTCTATTATAACGCGGCACCTGCTGAACAGCAATACAGACCCCTTCAATCGACAAACGCTCACGGAGGATATGCTCATACCGGCCACGGAGCTCAAGGACCGCATCGAGCAGTGGATCAAAGATTACCGTGCGAAGAAGAAACAATAAGACTTGAAGTTTTATATAGAAGCAGAACCTTTTTTTCTAGGTATCGATCGCTATGTGACAGAGGGCAAAAACTCAAATACTGAATTTAAATGCTAGAACGGATATACATATAGACGTATTTATATAAATAGTACTAAGATAGGATTTTCACAAAATCGTTCGTCCTTTCTATCGCTAGCGAAAGGTTGCTGCTGGTGGTTGCGCTATTATTTTTTCGTTAACTTATGAATGAATTATGAATCACGATTACGAATAGCTGTCGAAGTCTTTTTGGCTGCTGAAGGAACAACTTCCATTCTTTGTTCAGTGATGCAACCAAAGACTGAAAATCTCATAGTCGAAACGAAGCCACTGCAATAAACAAACTCGAACCATTTTATctctatagtttttttttattaaataattttgGTTCGTCTGGTTCGTTATTTTTGCTGCTGATAACAATAGAAAGAAAGAAGCGAGTTGATGGGAGTGAATTGATGGGTACCCCGTTTCTGAACAATGTAGCGTGCATAAGCAAATAGTACTcttaataaaaatcaataataaaattatcttacgAGTTCACTTCTTTATGACTATTCCAAAAACCCATTAAGGAAGACAC encodes:
- the LOC131680631 gene encoding uncharacterized protein LOC131680631 — translated: MELTPEEIRARRLRKLETGSSRPLSVPTVNVLDGGQQPEPPSQVVPVASAPSEEVNVKKENNSDSGRQPIPSNVRVFDYRDMETDSDTSDAFASISSRATAASGANEKRNVRSRHPIHETFLHPLEVERLIPPFNGKDGTDVHFQMAKRIRMKGEDEESYVYDMQRIAKEGRLSEEAVISYVIRNINDDKLQEHLMSKELYTVDGLIACLQRYLRLRAVVNTRYNVQRKDVVKTSSLKNNEQKDNTEEQSDEQTPVRRCFNCNEKGHLSAKCPLPQRKPRCTKCEKVGHLDADCVATTTPTTPKPTLEAPQVRFMQESGPAKDTIITTEPYILKVDEGSRRTVMILFGTRCSTFDVLLDLGSPVSLIKGSMLPSDFDYSLNVPPGDILGINGTRLKMYGSFRSSIIVGNRVFSTCLVVVPDDTISEGVNVLLGRDFINVFIDDILISSDTIEEHLDLLPSVLKTLSDNHIKLQLEKCSFLKTTLDYLGYNITYNSISPSDRHIDSVHSNPIPVNVHALHRIVGLVSYFRKFILNFNKIAQPLYELLKKDVQCRFEDKHLVAFEGLKACLIRKPVLAIYSPYLGVFCSNAKSKTFEYIIEHRPGERMKHVDALSRVNILLLETGEKSVNDLFSNTIYVAQLQDPSIQKIKTAILKGELKDYESDILEGINTNVDRDLEKIRNEAEEKIKQLQKYNKLKHDEKCKRNTVYQEGDLVVIRAVKVPRENSKLKAKYRGPYQIRKVLDNNRYIVSDLDGYQVTSTHFDGTFDPLNLRLYRQAVNREGPVSFALSCSSDESDFYSIFLSVAVPSSTSSNVETNNGDAESANSTSGSGESPTKMEEDVPPVIEATSQAIGSLEAPPNSEDKSRDEAASREELQQIAFRIMNINSQIRYSDPRFCIDGAVIESAMEALDAKNYREFCAEVITEVVKDFYEGKLIDAGGSGASLSDGWSNIPPKKVRPIDIDDVLKRSGSGSSAMEIDNEIGLCSSKPTIKAFSSNRVAALDYLINCYCRANDEVYSYTKIKKSKKMYLAEILPELAAVIRQQTLKYAILLTKNRFQNFAQIDNPAKLILEKSPLLQLMYENKVPSDFLTSLMAESRKKETDFEDIFTIVLDDLYVDMQNAICNENIVSDALNRLKELVEIKVENTNPICNLIVKHVVFLPRLTLDKYAAREISKVSFLAPFLSLSVLLDENPKFATHHFLENVCDRTLAASFQSLLGNTRKVLHQIFLSLLTNLDSRQEVLKYVSEILKTNHKRIQYNADDRFLAKDGFMLNFMSILQLLSVKINMSRIDPFYPHHPEALIDIEDETKLKLSSQEYNDWLEKLQSEKKWETPKFVTHCWFLTLHAHHLGIIPAIQRYNKLLRATKELQRMVDELNSSKSQWENTRLARRNNQVRDRCVNQINKLSKAKLGCDIAVIDPNVLGACMQFYSSVCEYMLYQIENRPIEGLFVNKQPPSTLVASENFCSLPEWYIEDIADFILFCMQHSIEVVDFVDNSVITWILTLVCAPHLIKNPYITAKLIEVLFVTSPTIQTTSQRLYLQIINHELAQTALVSALMKFYTDIETTGQSTEFYDKFTIRYHISHLFKGLWDSVAHRQAIVNESKCGKQFVKFVNFFLNDTTYLLDECLEYLKRIHETQVLMMDEAAWSELGQETQQSRQRQLVQDERQCRSYLTLARETVDMLHYLTIDIKEPFLRPELIDRLSSMLNYNLQQLCGPKCNDLRVRNPMKYGWEPRRLLSQLIDIYLHLSCDEFAAALAADERSFERHLFEDAANRLERMGIRTTMEVDKFRKLIRQAADIYVQNQQNADEFADAPDDFKDPLMDTLMIDPVILPSGTVMDRSIITRHLLNSNTDPFNRQTLTEDMLIPATELKDRIEQWIKDYRAKKKQ